The proteins below come from a single Chryseobacterium bernardetii genomic window:
- a CDS encoding MarR family winged helix-turn-helix transcriptional regulator, whose translation MNKDNTFSVQKAEDSSGFLLWQVTNLWQREIKKALSPFDLTHSQFVILANTHWLSLQKTEVTQIILSQHTKIDPMTTSQVLRALQKKEFISRKEHVTDTRAKTIEITAAGKKIIKKAVIAVENFDREFFSKLENSQQEFNRNLQSLLKY comes from the coding sequence ATGAATAAGGATAATACATTCAGTGTACAGAAAGCAGAAGACAGTTCCGGATTTTTACTGTGGCAGGTTACCAATCTCTGGCAGCGGGAAATTAAAAAAGCGTTATCACCGTTTGATCTCACTCATTCACAATTTGTTATTCTGGCCAACACTCATTGGTTATCTCTTCAAAAAACCGAAGTTACCCAGATCATACTTTCTCAGCATACCAAAATAGATCCTATGACTACTTCACAGGTATTGAGGGCCTTGCAAAAGAAGGAATTTATCAGCAGAAAAGAGCATGTGACAGATACCAGGGCCAAAACTATTGAAATAACAGCCGCCGGAAAAAAAATCATTAAAAAGGCCGTTATTGCTGTTGAGAATTTTGACCGTGAGTTCTTTTCAAAGCTTGAGAATTCACAACAGGAATTCAACAGAAACCTGCAAAGTTTATTAAAATATTGA